The Pseudopipra pipra isolate bDixPip1 chromosome Z, bDixPip1.hap1, whole genome shotgun sequence nucleotide sequence cttatttttgctttgtggcAAAAGCCGAGCCTAGGGATCCAAACTCACATTAGAGCTGGAGCTTTGGACTTCCACAGGCAAGAACAGCCCAGTCCATTGCCTTGGTGTAGGTTTTTCAGTAGGAGGCTTTAGCTCATCAGGACTCTGAAGGGGGTGGCATTTATCCACGTGGTGTTTAACTTTCTGTGACCAGAACATCTAATTTGAGCCCAGTGTGAACTCCTGGAATTCTCTGTGAGGTGCCCAAGTACATTAATTACATACCTTTACTTAAAATGCTGCCAAGGAGGGATGTAGCTGGCAAGTATCCAGGAGATGTGGAgaggggatgaggaggaggaccAGGGCAGATTGCCCTGCATGTATCCCATGGTGTTGAACATCACCATCTTCTAGTGGTGGGGCTGAAATTAAAACTTGTCTGAGAAGGATGTGCAGCAGCTGATGAGAAATGTGACAGTTTGAAATGAGACAATAGGGTTCCTGATTAATTGGAAAACATggcaaacaaaactgaaactGCTTTACCATCACTGCCAGGAGCAGTCGCTTGTATTGCTTGTTTGGCTTTCTCAACAAATCCCCATCTGGTACCAGACAGTCCTGAAGAGGCAAGAAGTCTTGCCAGTGAAACAACAACTGTTTAGACCAAACCTCTGAATAAAATAATCTCTTTGGTTCTGTTAGTGTGTGTTGTTCTTTCACATTTTCCCTGTGGGGTCTGGTTCTTAACCCCACTACTCTGCCTGTGGAGGCTGTTGTAGAGgtgagagcagggaggggaaggtggTCTCCTCATTCCAGGGAGCCAGACCCACCTGACTCTTCCCTTGTGATGTTGCTTGTGTTTTGGCAGTGAGGTTTCCAGACTTACATCACTGGGTGCTGAAGGCATGAAGTGTATTCCTGGGGTGGCAtcttggagaagaaaagacCACGCAGTGCGGGGATTAACCTCGTGTCTtaaaggaggggaaggaatgtGTAATGAGAGACAATGTGATGAGACTTCAGTGTTCTGGGTGCTGTGCATCGCTAGTTACTCAGTACTGTTCTCTTCTGTCAAGGCACAGAAGCACTTCAAACATGTCCAGCTATTGCCATGGCTGGGCAGATTtccacagccagggctgctttatttttttcattttagtcaAATCTCACATTCAgtagggaaaataaaatttggagaagagactgataaTAAAAGATTACATTTAGGAAGGTACAGTCTTCTGGACTGGCTGGATGActccagtttaaaaaaagattgTATCAGACCTCGGGAAACTGTGTGTTGTAGTTATTTTGATTACTTCTTGTTTCCCAGTGTCCTTGGCCATTCCTCAAGGGAGCAAATAGTTCCAGCTCTGGGAACGGGCTCTGGGGCTCAGATCTGCCAGATGAAACTTGCCTTTTTCACAGTAGACCAGATGGGATTCACAGGTTGCTCAAACCTGGCAGCTGATTTAACTCACATCCCTGCTTGTGGAAATTTTTGGTCACTCATCTGTCTTGTCACAACTGTCTGAAAGTACCGAGGTTTGGACATGGCACTGCTGGTTGTGCAAATGGTTTTTCCTTGTGTGTTGCTTTAGAAATGTTCAGTTGCGAAGTGCCTGTGAGGGTACTTTGCTGAGCTGCACTTTAAAATCCTGAACGTGCATTTAGCCAATACTCTTCTCCCAAATGTCAAAGCACGTGGAGGGAAAGTTTTCCTCCCTCGCACTGTGTTTTTGGCTGGGCATCACATTTTCCTGTGACCTGTGCACACATCCTACAGTCTGACCTTTTCCTTGGTTCCAAGCAAACTTGCAAAactcctcagctgctccctgacaGCCCTGTTTGCTGTGTGCTCACTGAGAAAGTGCTGGGGAAACCACTCTTAAGTGCTCACAACCTTTCATGCAGAAAGTACAAGGACTACCCAGCTGCCTCATATTCCCTTCGCCTTGCTCATGGGAACACTCTCCCTGGCCCCAGGAGGTGGAGGGAGCTGTTTTAAACACTTGCTGTTCCCTGCGTGGCTTTAGCAGGGTGCTGGGTGTCCCACTGCTTTACAGCTCTCCGTGGTGCtccactgctctgtgctgtgcacaAGCACCAGGAGTCTTGCTCAGGGACACCTCATTTCTCTGGGCAAGGAAGGCCTTTTGAACAGGGGGCTGGGACATGTGGGTTTAGCTGTGACATGTTGCTGGCCTGTAACCCGGACACAGGAACCATCTTGAGAGCCATCAACTCAGACCCTGGAGAAACTCCGCTCTCTGCTCCACAGGGAAATCCAGTTTCAGTTGTAAAATGGAGACTAACCAGTGCTAAAAACACCCCACCAGTCAGGAGAGTGATGTGGGATTCATGTGTGACATTCCTGGGAGTGTTTGCACCAAATATGCATCCCAGAGTGTCACTGTGATTACTGCACTGCTGCTCAGCCCGACTGGGGCTCCTGCGGGAGGCTGTGGAGCCAGGCAGTAAAACCCACAGCTGGTCAGACAGGAGTGTTCCATTACCCTTGGCATTTCTGGCTACTGAGCAGGCTTTGAATGAGCTACCACAGGCATTACTGAGGAGACACTGAGATGGATGAATGCGCTGCGACAGCCCTAATTTTGGAGCGGGAGCGCTCACACAGCGTGTTGTCAGCGAGCATGTTCCAAGGTCATTTGTGCCTTCAGCAAGTGGACTTGCTCTGTGGTTTAGATGTGATGCATGTGCAGCACCAGAGCTTCTACAGGGCTCCAGCTGATGGTTCTGTAGTTGTTGATTCAAATACTAGTTTCACATAACAGCAAtcagcagcccctgggagctCAGTGCCTCCAGCCAGACCTGCTTTTCACGTGAGAAATCAGTTCTGTGAGACCAGTGGGCACTGCAGGGCCGGGCACGGGGCAAGGGGCTGATGTGTGCAGCAGGTGAAGCTGTTGGCCTCCAGCTGTGGGCAGCAGCATGAAACCCACACGCTTATTAACACAACAGATGAATCTCTGGTACAAAGTCCCTGCTAAACCGCTCATTACCCATGACTTAAACCACATCTTTGAGGAGCTCTGGAGTGTTCATCCCACGAACTAGGGCAATGATAGGCTTCCTTCTTCTGAAACTGACAGTGCTTCTTGCCCTGCCTTGACTTCCAATTACTAAGTAGGTCTGGTTATGTCACTGTAACAACCCCTGGCTCCTGTTTGCAAACACTTTTCTGGGAAGCTTTTGAGCATTTCTATTCAGGTTGTTTTCCCCTCcgcccccccttttcttggcaATGCAGAAGTGCCTTTAACACGTGAGAAGTTGCTGAGATACATGAACAGGACTGCCTGCTGCTTGATGAGATATTTAAAGGCTGCTGAATTGTTACTTTTAAGAAGGTGGCTTACAGGtattaatgaaaatacaaagcCTGTGTTGCCAATTAGTCACCTCTCATTTACTCAGAATTCTCTCCATCCTTATATAAAATACACACTAATCACACACATCAAACCAAAAGCTATCCCCTACCACCCACACTCTGCAGCACCAAGTGCAGCAAAGTGCTGGCTGGTGTTTTCCACACTCCTGTGTGTGTGGAAGCAAAGAAGGTCTAAACTGGTGGAGGTGGTTGCAGTGACATGTCAGTGCCAGGAGAGGCTAAACAGAGCTGGACCTGGGCTCGCATTGTTTGGATACACTGTGACTTCAGTTCCAAGATTTCATCCAGCATGGCCATGAAATTCTGAAAATCCTGGTGAAGAAGGCAAAAGGAAAGTttaggaaacagcagcagcagggttgAGAAAATCAGCATATTTTTTGCACTGCAGCAGTGCATAAAAGCCTGTTTTCCATTCTGCAGTATAGTAGATTACAAGAACATTTCCTTATTTAAGTTCCGACCCTCACAGACAAAGGTCAGTCAGTGTCTCTAAGTACCAAGGTTCACTGACTCTGATAGTTTTATCTGTTGGTGAAATTACAGCAAATacaatagtttaaaaataaaaatgtatgaaaCACCTGTTGTTACTCTGCTACACTGGTCAGCTTTTCAAAGATTTGGTACAGGGACTGGTCACCCAGTTTTACAATCTACTGAACACTGTTCCTGACACCTCTAATGTTGGATCATGAAAATAAATGGGGTGTTGGGCCACCCATGGATCATAACAGCCCAATCTTGAGAGGTGTGAGGGGTTTATTTCTCATCAGGTCACAggcccagtccaactcctgcctggctgcaggtCTGCCAGGTCTGACGTGAGCAATCCCAGCACTGTACACAGCCTTGGCCGAGGGGAACTCTACCTTCCATAGCAACCTGCCACACGGATAAAAAGCAATATGAAGCTGATTAAAACTGAAATGGAGGCAGTTATTTTTAAGTAGGGCTTGTATTAATAAGGGAGCACTTGGAtttgctctgctctccagctgtgAGAAGTCTGGTGCCTCTGTTCACAGGTCAGTGGCTGAGAAGCTGGGAGGTGTCAacatccccagggctggggaattCAGCTGCTATGCATGGAAATCAATCACTTGAAAGCTGATTTGGCAGTATTCCAGCTATTTCCTGCACTGTATCTCTGTCTCACAGGGACATTGGGACAGTAATAAAgaccagcccagctgctgtggaatatttttcttaagCACTTTAAATATGGCTTTGTGTTCAGTGTGTGGCTGGTCTTGGCATAAGTCTCTCCTGCAGCCAAAGTTTCACAGCTGGAGAAGTTGAAACCATCTGAAAATGGAAGCGGAGAAGCTGACACAGGAATCCCAAGCTGAATTCACTACCCAAAAAACTGTCATGCTGTAAAATAACACTGCTGGGAGACCTGGCAAGCTTGTCATAATTCTGCTAGCCAGAAAATAATTGCTTGCTGCAAGGGGTAAATAAATGGGGGGCAGAACTGGTGTCCAGTGACCAACAGACTTAGGAAGAACAAtttcaaaagattttttaaaaaattaaaaataaaaaaaagtaaaagattGCTTTGTATCACTCCATTGTCTGCCACAAAACTAACACAGTTTATGGTTCCTGTGCTGCTTTGTGAACCTCTGTATGTTATCTGTAACAGAGCACATGCAGCTGGAAATCACAGTGAGTAAGCCACATGGTGGATCCAGTCCAAAATCCCTGAGGGAAGAGTCCCTGTACTTCAGATCTGAATTGTGATAGGAACTGAAATGGTTTGGTAATGCAATGCAGCAATGCAGCTTGGCTTTACTGATAACATGAGGGAACTGGGAAGGCAGTTCTCACTGGGAATTGTTCACAGTCTGGGTGAAAGATGAGACTTGTCCCATGGCTGTGACATGTATTtgctgggatgcaggaggaaCAGAGAACTGGGACTGCACTGGGGCCATGCAGGTGCCAGTCTTTGGGTCCAGTATACACCAGTTGTCATCTGAGACAAGGACAAGCCAAGAAACACCCGACTGACAAAAGCCAAGAGCCTGTGAGGGCACAAGCCACAGTGGCCAGAGCACTGGAGTGAGTGGGGCCAGGGCTGTTGGCACATCTGCAGTGTGTGAGGCAATGGGGCTCCCAGAAGGAAGAGCCAAATGCCACCAGTGCCATGCTTTAGGGGTGTGCTGTGTTCTGTGATATCGACTCAACTTGCTCCAGCCTTTAAGGAGAAAAACATCCCAGGGACAGACACCCTGTCTGACACAGTCTGGTGCCCTTGACACAAAATAAGGGCAGGCTTTCTGATAAGAGACAAAGAGTTCAGGCTGGCCCAtccacctcctgctgcctcaAGGACTCTGGAGACTGGCAGAGACACAACAGGCACTGAGAATGAAAGGACTCTCCAAGGACACAGGCACCGGAGAACAAGAAGAGGAACTGATGAGGAACATCACATCACCAATTCAAATTAATAATCTCTGAGATTAGTCTATGCAGGTTCAACAGGCACCAAAATCATCATATGAAACACTTACCATTGCTGACATTTGATTTATCAAGCACTCCTCCTTGAAGCACAAGCATGCCATTTCATCCAGCTGCTCCTGATGGGCACGAATTACAGCCTGTCTgataaacaaaaaatacaccTCTGGTTACACAGCCCACTGCACTACTTGTAGTTACTGCTGGCCTCAATAAACCTTCAAGAAGGGGGAATACCCCAGAGGGAGCCTTGCTGTCCTGTGTCCCTGGCACTCTGGAAGCTCCAGGGCTCCTTGAAGTGCAGAGGGATGCACTGGTTTGGGATTAAGGGTCATCTGGATGACTGAGGGTTGTTCACAGAGGACCGACCACAGCCCCTCATTagcacaggcagcacaggggCACAGAGCGAAATCAAGGAGCAAAACAACTGAGTAATTGGTGAAATGGCTTACAACCATGAGGCTGAAAGTAATTTTGGTGAAAAACAGGCAGAGAAGgaaggcagtgctgctgttggTTCCTCTGAGCAAGTTTCACTGATAAACAATGTATTTTCAGACACATGAATGCAGGCCAGTCCCTGGGAGCTGACAGTGGCAGCTCAGAGTACTTGGAAGTTTTATATCTACACCTTCAGTGACTgccatgctgcttttctctccaTAGGGATAGAACAGCTATGACCTGACTCTTGATGGAAGGTTTTGATGTATTTTAGGTATTTTACAGCTTATAGGAAGCCAATTAATTACTGAGAACTGCAGTTTGTACTATAATGTTAGTTCCTCTAGCATTATGTTAGAAGCTCTAATAGAAAAATTGGCTTCCtgtgagattttaaaatatcactAAGTAACAAGCAATCACATATTTAAAAGATACTGACTATAAATTGTGATTAAtcttataaaataattatttattagaAGATTACACTTTGGTTTTTAAAGCACGTATGACTATGACATACAAATAAAGGCAAATGTATCACTTTTCTAAGcttcattacaaacttcaatGATGAGCAAGACTTACTGTGCCTTTTCTAGGGTTTCCCTCTGCCACTTCCCCAACTCTGATGTAGCACTTGGAGAGCTGCTGATGGACATGGCTGAGGGGCTCTTTGCATTTGCTACTGGTTTATCATCTTTGGTTGCACATCCTGCATCTGCAGCAGAAGTCTCTTGTGTAAAACCACTCTGCATTAACTGGTTTTTTTGCAATGCTGTTTCCTCACTGCTGAATGATGACTTAGCAGGGTCTTCAGAATGGGTGAGGTCCTCATTCCTCACTCCTGACTTGGGCTGCACCAGCAGGCTGTTCTCCTGAGAGGGGGACTGGGCTGCATGAtccgtgtgccccacactgagagAGCACGTTGCCTCTGAAAAACAGCTCTTTTCAGGTGTTTCAGCATTTGTTTCCTCAGCCATGGGCTCAACACTAGGTTCTTGACTCGAGTTGGATTTTCCTGAACTACCGGCACCATCCTTAAGGTCAGCACCACCCCGTCTGCCACCGGTGTGTTCCCTGCACGTGGAGTCACTGTGGGACACCCCAccctctccctctgccctggctcCCGGGGATCCAGCTGTGGGTGTTTCTGTGGGGTCAGGCCCAACACACaagccccctccctgctgtgctgacCCCGAGCCcaggcggcagcagcagcagggcctggCACGGCAGCAGGCGGGCGGGAGCCACCTGTGCCCGGCCCGCGGGAAGCACAGCAGGGCGCGGTGCCTTCCCACCAGCCGGatctgctcccccagctccagcatgCTGTCCGTCAGCGCTCTGCTCCTCGTGCACTGCCAGCCCTCCTCCTCACATCTGCTCTGGGAGCCCTGcatggcactgcctgcagcctgcTTCTCACCAGGGGACTTCTCTTGGTTGCAAGACACTTTGTCTGGATCAGTTGTTTCCTCACAGTCAAGAGGGGACATCGGGAGAGGGGCTATTAGCTCGGAAGTGAattctgaggagcagctggaagagaCACAGTGGTTAACTTCACTTTTACGAGCTTTCCATTGTACATCTCCTGCGAGGGCAGCCTGTTTGTCCAAAGTGGgttcttccctctcctcatgCTGGAGATCAATCTCTTTGCACTCTGGAGTTCCTGGTTTCAACACAGGAGATACATATGGGTTTGCAGTATCCTTTTCTGGAGTTAAGGTGGCTTCACTGGAGTAAACAAGACatctgtgtttggttttgtactCTTCGTGATCAGCTAGGAAATCCTTGCTGTGTTTCCAGCTACAAGCAGGATCTTCCTGCAGGCAGTAAGGCTTTTCTGCAGTATTGCTTGAAGGGGACTCAATAGCTAAGTCATAGTTCCAGTCTGCTGGAGTTCTGCTGCAGCCTGCATTTTTAATGGATTCCTCTGCCTTTGGGCTGCCCTCGATACAATCCCAGCTGTCATCTAGTTCATGCTCTTGCATGGGTattgcatatttaaaaaataaatcctgtcGCTTTTGGCCTTTTTGCTCTTCTTCAGttccttcttctctttcatgaaggaaaaaggaatgttGACTGCATTTGTTGGTGTTTCCCCTTTTCACGCTCTTTTGACTACAGACAGGTGAGAAAGAATCTTCACTGAAATCGCTGTCATCCAGATCTTCCAGTGGCATCCCCTCTTTGTTCTGCATTTCTGTGGGAGTAAGGCTCAGCTCCTGTTTTACTTGAATCTCCTCGGGCTTGTACTGCATTAAAAACCTCTCAAGAGGTTGATAGTTCAATTTTTGTTGTAGAATAGGTGGCTGCTGAAACAGCTGATGATAAAGACGTAAATgctcctccctttccttctgaAATGGAGGCAGATACGTCCAGGGTTCAATATATTGTTTAGCAAAAGTATTTCTGCTGTCAGAGGGCAGATTTCCCTCTCCAAAGGAAATATCATCTCTAGAAACAAGCTGTTTCTGAACAGGTTGCACTGTCTGGACTTTCAGGCACTGGACAGGTGATCTGTCTTGCATATACTTGTCTCTCTGGCCACTCTCTCTTGTTTCATCTGTGGCAGCACTTTTGAGGATGAAATCCTTCACAGAGGGGTTCTGTTCAGAGAGGGGGGATAGATCatcagttttcttcttcaggGGATGTGCTATTCGTAGTACTCCCTTAATTGGGCTCACGAGCTGGAAGCACGGTGTGCTGGTATTTCCTTTGTAGGCATGTCCTCTGCTGACTGCCCTTGGGGTAGAGGTAAGAGGGACACCAGGTGGCTGGAGTGCTGCAGGATATACCTTTGTTTTTGTAGCACTTGAGGGATGCTGTAGGCCTAGCTTCACTTTCTTTGGAGAGCTCTTTTCCCCAGGTGGCAAAGAGGGAGTGCTCTGGACACGTTTTGGAGATACGTTTCCAGCTCTGCGACGCCTATTTGTGACAGGGGTAGAACATTTAATCCCTTTCTTCAGTTCTTTGACCCTGTGAAACAGGCTGGATTTAGAAGGTGTCATGCTTTCAGATAAATAACAGCATCTTTAGAACAAACTAATGCTTTCACGTATTGAGACTAAATACTGAATTCAGCATCATGGTTTGTTTTGTAACAGGATCTTGTTTTGATACAGGTATCAAAATCCCTCTGCCAAAATGCCTGAACTTCTGGAAAGGCCTATAGCAAGTGCTTCCTTGAATGATGCATGACAGGCCAAGTGAGTTGAAATGGCCCCAGTTTCAGTGCAAGGCAGTGTCATTTCCTCATGTTATCATGCAGCAGAAGGAGCTGGTACTCTACACAGCACATCAGAGTCCCACAGAGCACTAAGCAGGACTTTTGGAGTAGTTGCAGTGGGGCTCCTTAGCTCTGGTGATGTTCACAGGGCTACACTGCTCCTGGATCAACTGATCCCCAGTGAAACTGTAAAGAGCTGATTAACTGGTATCACCCTGTTCCCTATCAGCCTGACCTTCAGCTGTTCCCTTTGCCCCTTTTGCCCTTCAGGTATCTCTTGTCCTTCTAACACCAGTATTGCACAGCCTGTAATTTACCTCCTCCT carries:
- the KIF24 gene encoding kinesin-like protein KIF24 isoform X6, whose translation is MASCLYECLCEADLEKYYPHFAAFGLQNIDELAKVSMEDYTKLGVHDMNDRKRLFQLIRIIKIMRGEGIADSSKQDFQPRGLFIQPQVARSGPRRQLRFESFFEENDGTVKDSEPELYRSSDFNANEEKDNAGEMLGHVQPQDSEPIRLTRRDLNIPGICMKKDLSCPAVCDDIAPLLGDSEAPIVQRVTHISGYNYGLPHSSIREERQLYDVGACLCWLWEKILYMRGSMESRYQLQIPLRMHVAWRNSCCCHTGKMLRSNTSEKETPWTESEKIRVCVRKRPLGLREERRGEVNIITVKDRETLLLHEKKEAVDLTQYILQHVFYFDEVFGESCTNQDVYMKTAYPLIQHIFNGYLHRGNATCFAYGQTGAGKTYTMIGTHRNPGLYALAAKDIFGHLEASPSGKDLLVCISFYEIYCGQLYDLLNGRKRLYAREDGKHVVQIVGLQEVQVESVDELLEVILKGGKERSTGATGVNSDSSRSHAIIQIQIKDAANRTFGRISFIDLAGSERAADARDSDRQTKMEGAEINQSLLALKECIRALDQEHAHTPFRQSKLTQVLKDSFIGNSKTCMIANVSPSHLATEHTLNTLRYADRVKELKKGIKCSTPVTNRRRRAGNVSPKRVQSTPSLPPGEKSSPKKVKLGLQHPSSATKTKNPSVKDFILKSAATDETRESGQRDKYMQDRSPVQCLKVQTVQPVQKQLVSRDDISFGEGNLPSDSRNTFAKQYIEPWTYLPPFQKEREEHLRLYHQLFQQPPILQQKLNYQPLERFLMQYKPEEIQVKQELSLTPTEMQNKEGMPLEDLDDSDFSEDSFSPVCSQKSVKRGNTNKCSQHSFFLHEREEGTEEEQKGQKRQDLFFKYAIPMQEHELDDSWDCIEGSPKAEESIKNAGCSRTPADWNYDLAIESPSSNTAEKPYCLQEDPACSWKHSKDFLADHEEYKTKHRCLVYSSEATLTPEKDTANPYVSPVLKPGTPECKEIDLQHEEREEPTLDKQAALAGDVQWKARKSEVNHCVSSSCSSEFTSELIAPLPMSPLDCEETTDPDKVSCNQEKSPGEKQAAGSAMQGSQSRCEEEGWQCTRSRALTDSMLELGEQIRLVGRHRALLCFPRAGHRWLPPACCRARPCCCCRLGSGSAQQGGGLCVGPDPTETPTAGSPGARAEGEGGVSHSDSTCREHTGGRRGGADLKDGAGSSGKSNSSQEPSVEPMAEETNAETPEKSCFSEATCSLSVGHTDHAAQSPSQENSLLVQPKSGVRNEDLTHSEDPAKSSFSSEETALQKNQLMQSGFTQETSAADAGCATKDDKPVANAKSPSAMSISSSPSATSELGKWQRETLEKAQQAVIRAHQEQLDEMACLCFKEECLINQMSAMDFQNFMAMLDEILELKSQCIQTMRAQVQLCLASPGTDMSLQPPPPV
- the KIF24 gene encoding kinesin-like protein KIF24 isoform X3; protein product: MASCLYECLCEADLEKYYPHFAAFGLQNIDELAKVSMEDYTKLGVHDMNDRKRLFQLIRIIKIMRGEGIADSSKQDFQPRGLFIQPQVARSGPRRQLRFESFFEENDGTVKDSEPELYRSSDFNANEEKDNAGEMLGHVQPQDSEPIRLTRRDLNIPGICMKKDLSCPAVCDDIAPLLGDSEAPIVQRVTHISGYNYGLPHSSIREERQLYDVGACLCWLWEKILYMRGSMESRSNTSEKETPWTESEKIRVCVRKRPLGLREERRGEVNIITVKDRETLLLHEKKEAVDLTQYILQHVFYFDEVFGESCTNQDVYMKTAYPLIQHIFNGYLHRGNATCFAYGQTGAGKTYTMIGTHRNPGLYALAAKDIFGHLEASPSGKDLLVCISFYEIYCGQLYDLLNGRKRLYAREDGKHVVQIVGLQEVQVESVDELLEVILKGGKERSTGATGVNSDSSRSHAIIQIQIKDAANRTFGRISFIDLAGSERAADARDSDRQTKMEGAEINQSLLALKECIRALDQEHAHTPFRQSKLTQVLKDSFIGNSKTCMIANVSPSHLATEHTLNTLRYADRVKELKKGIKCSTPVTNRRRRAGNVSPKRVQSTPSLPPGEKSSPKKVKLGLQHPSSATKTKVYPAALQPPGVPLTSTPRAVSRGHAYKGNTSTPCFQLVSPIKGVLRIAHPLKKKTDDLSPLSEQNPSVKDFILKSAATDETRESGQRDKYMQDRSPVQCLKVQTVQPVQKQLVSRDDISFGEGNLPSDSRNTFAKQYIEPWTYLPPFQKEREEHLRLYHQLFQQPPILQQKLNYQPLERFLMQYKPEEIQVKQELSLTPTEMQNKEGMPLEDLDDSDFSEDSFSPVCSQKSVKRGNTNKCSQHSFFLHEREEGTEEEQKGQKRQDLFFKYAIPMQEHELDDSWDCIEGSPKAEESIKNAGCSRTPADWNYDLAIESPSSNTAEKPYCLQEDPACSWKHSKDFLADHEEYKTKHRCLVYSSEATLTPEKDTANPYVSPVLKPGTPECKEIDLQHEEREEPTLDKQAALAGDVQWKARKSEVNHCVSSSCSSEFTSELIAPLPMSPLDCEETTDPDKVSCNQEKSPGEKQAAGSAMQGSQSRCEEEGWQCTRSRALTDSMLELGEQIRLVGRHRALLCFPRAGHRWLPPACCRARPCCCCRLGSGSAQQGGGLCVGPDPTETPTAGSPGARAEGEGGVSHSDSTCREHTGGRRGGADLKDGAGSSGKSNSSQEPSVEPMAEETNAETPEKSCFSEATCSLSVGHTDHAAQSPSQENSLLVQPKSGVRNEDLTHSEDPAKSSFSSEETALQKNQLMQSGFTQETSAADAGCATKDDKPVANAKSPSAMSISSSPSATSELGKWQRETLEKAQQAVIRAHQEQLDEMACLCFKEECLINQMSAMDFQNFMAMLDEILELKSQCIQTMRAQVQLCLASPGTDMSLQPPPPV
- the KIF24 gene encoding kinesin-like protein KIF24 isoform X4: MASCLYECLCEADLEKYYPHFAAFGLQNIDELAKVSMEDYTKLGVHDMNDRKRLFQLIRIIKIMRGEGIADSSKQDFQPRGLFIQPQVARSGPRRQLRFESFFEENDGTVKDSEPELYRSSDFNANEEKDNAGEMLGHVQPQDSEPIRLTRRDLNIPGICMKKDLSCPAVCDDIAPLLGDSEAPIVQRVTHISGYNYGLPHSSIRSNTSEKETPWTESEKIRVCVRKRPLGLREERRGEVNIITVKDRETLLLHEKKEAVDLTQYILQHVFYFDEVFGESCTNQDVYMKTAYPLIQHIFNGYLHRGNATCFAYGQTGAGKTYTMIGTHRNPGLYALAAKDIFGHLEASPSGKDLLVCISFYEIYCGQLYDLLNGRKRLYAREDGKHVVQIVGLQEVQVESVDELLEVILKGGKERSTGATGVNSDSSRSHAIIQIQIKDAANRTFGRISFIDLAGSERAADARDSDRQTKMEGAEINQSLLALKECIRALDQEHAHTPFRQSKLTQVLKDSFIGNSKTCMIANVSPSHLATEHTLNTLRYADRVKELKKGIKCSTPVTNRRRRAGNVSPKRVQSTPSLPPGEKSSPKKVKLGLQHPSSATKTKVYPAALQPPGVPLTSTPRAVSRGHAYKGNTSTPCFQLVSPIKGVLRIAHPLKKKTDDLSPLSEQNPSVKDFILKSAATDETRESGQRDKYMQDRSPVQCLKVQTVQPVQKQLVSRDDISFGEGNLPSDSRNTFAKQYIEPWTYLPPFQKEREEHLRLYHQLFQQPPILQQKLNYQPLERFLMQYKPEEIQVKQELSLTPTEMQNKEGMPLEDLDDSDFSEDSFSPVCSQKSVKRGNTNKCSQHSFFLHEREEGTEEEQKGQKRQDLFFKYAIPMQEHELDDSWDCIEGSPKAEESIKNAGCSRTPADWNYDLAIESPSSNTAEKPYCLQEDPACSWKHSKDFLADHEEYKTKHRCLVYSSEATLTPEKDTANPYVSPVLKPGTPECKEIDLQHEEREEPTLDKQAALAGDVQWKARKSEVNHCVSSSCSSEFTSELIAPLPMSPLDCEETTDPDKVSCNQEKSPGEKQAAGSAMQGSQSRCEEEGWQCTRSRALTDSMLELGEQIRLVGRHRALLCFPRAGHRWLPPACCRARPCCCCRLGSGSAQQGGGLCVGPDPTETPTAGSPGARAEGEGGVSHSDSTCREHTGGRRGGADLKDGAGSSGKSNSSQEPSVEPMAEETNAETPEKSCFSEATCSLSVGHTDHAAQSPSQENSLLVQPKSGVRNEDLTHSEDPAKSSFSSEETALQKNQLMQSGFTQETSAADAGCATKDDKPVANAKSPSAMSISSSPSATSELGKWQRETLEKAQQAVIRAHQEQLDEMACLCFKEECLINQMSAMDFQNFMAMLDEILELKSQCIQTMRAQVQLCLASPGTDMSLQPPPPV